The following are encoded together in the Proteiniphilum saccharofermentans genome:
- a CDS encoding zinc ribbon domain-containing protein: MSGNQHQTQQQQKQELKQHTQHVEVKSYQCPNCGMAHTAADKFCPECGMNLKANACVRCGAATEANWEICPHCGQNLHAELCSFCGAKTSSNDMFCPECGNPKTGIMCPGCQTLNFRSFCRKCNTPLNALAQEALQQIRQKPELKKALAIAEELAVLEDFLLSQTGEEATSTEIPELSDENREFVNQYKELLAVFRGQKYEERTETPKLPVTEPKPRKTFSLNIPGKEEAWAQYKAKLEEMKKILNSLIPDPGMTPQMQRDYYTAVKIEIITKTKVKVGWKCNAYGCVHEKPNDCAEPFKGGTWIFEDRDTSVWVRQEI; encoded by the coding sequence ATGAGTGGAAATCAACACCAAACTCAACAGCAACAAAAGCAGGAACTAAAACAACATACCCAACATGTTGAGGTAAAAAGTTACCAATGTCCTAACTGCGGCATGGCGCATACTGCTGCCGATAAGTTCTGTCCCGAATGTGGAATGAATCTGAAAGCAAACGCCTGTGTGCGCTGCGGAGCGGCTACGGAAGCCAATTGGGAAATTTGTCCCCATTGCGGGCAAAACCTGCATGCTGAACTCTGTTCATTCTGCGGAGCTAAAACAAGCAGCAATGATATGTTTTGCCCGGAATGCGGTAATCCTAAAACAGGCATCATGTGCCCGGGCTGTCAAACGCTCAATTTCCGCAGTTTTTGCCGTAAATGCAATACACCGCTCAATGCTTTGGCTCAGGAGGCGTTGCAACAGATACGGCAAAAACCCGAATTGAAGAAAGCGCTCGCCATTGCCGAAGAACTTGCCGTACTCGAAGACTTCCTTCTTTCCCAAACCGGAGAAGAGGCAACGTCGACAGAAATACCGGAACTTTCGGATGAAAACCGCGAATTTGTAAACCAATACAAAGAATTACTGGCCGTTTTTCGCGGACAAAAGTACGAGGAAAGAACGGAAACCCCGAAATTGCCGGTGACGGAACCAAAACCACGAAAAACTTTCTCTCTCAACATACCAGGCAAAGAAGAGGCGTGGGCACAATACAAGGCAAAATTGGAGGAAATGAAAAAAATACTCAACTCTCTGATCCCCGACCCCGGGATGACACCGCAAATGCAACGTGACTATTATACCGCTGTAAAAATAGAAATCATCACAAAAACAAAAGTGAAAGTCGGCTGGAAATGCAATGCTTACGGTTGTGTACACGAGAAACCCAATGATTGTGCGGAACCGTTTAAGGGCGGGACATGGATTTTTGAAGATAGGGATACCAGTGTCTGGGTAAGGCAAGAGATTTGA
- a CDS encoding helix-turn-helix domain-containing protein, whose protein sequence is METFPENIAHFTHGMAFMFFIFVGAHLYWQQNKSRLLWFLFYEVIFFAFIEMKDMVYLIEGVWYTDYLTRILLSLDMWIIPFTMLFLFELMSPGWITVRRTFTLITPSIILSLLLIFIPSDTLFHWVTAYSLLLGVIALLVVFMASARYDNYVKKNFSYTKGLSVSWVRTTIVILFLYLALWFFILQYENWWGDALYYLVTIAVWGFIYFYTLQHAVIEMPDILYRFRKEEVASKESEENDCPYQFAETLKQAMEKDKLYLNPKLNITDVASAISTNRTYLSNYLNKHLDTTFYDYVNAFRVEMACELLVNERKQTIEQIAEECGFNSLSTFSRSFSKIKRCNPSEYRNHHQ, encoded by the coding sequence ATGGAAACTTTTCCTGAGAATATCGCCCATTTTACACATGGGATGGCATTCATGTTTTTTATTTTTGTCGGCGCCCATTTGTATTGGCAGCAAAACAAGAGCCGGCTGCTCTGGTTTTTATTCTATGAGGTGATTTTCTTTGCGTTTATAGAAATGAAAGATATGGTGTATCTTATCGAAGGCGTATGGTACACCGATTATCTCACACGCATACTCCTAAGCCTTGATATGTGGATTATTCCATTCACCATGCTGTTTCTGTTCGAATTAATGTCGCCCGGCTGGATAACAGTGCGCCGTACATTTACTTTGATTACTCCGTCCATTATCCTATCGCTTTTACTGATTTTTATCCCTTCAGATACGCTGTTCCATTGGGTAACTGCATACAGCCTTCTACTCGGCGTCATTGCCCTGCTGGTGGTTTTTATGGCTTCGGCACGGTACGACAATTATGTGAAGAAAAACTTTTCTTATACGAAAGGGTTAAGCGTTTCATGGGTGCGGACCACCATTGTTATTCTGTTTTTATACCTTGCCTTGTGGTTTTTTATCCTGCAATACGAAAATTGGTGGGGAGACGCACTTTATTACCTGGTAACTATCGCAGTATGGGGTTTTATCTATTTTTACACCTTGCAACATGCCGTTATAGAAATGCCCGATATACTCTATCGTTTCCGGAAAGAAGAGGTAGCAAGCAAAGAATCTGAGGAAAACGATTGTCCTTACCAGTTTGCCGAAACCTTGAAACAAGCGATGGAAAAAGATAAACTCTATCTCAATCCGAAGTTAAACATAACCGATGTCGCATCGGCCATCAGTACAAACCGGACATATCTTTCCAACTATTTGAATAAACATTTAGATACTACATTTTATGATTATGTAAATGCTTTCCGCGTCGAAATGGCATGTGAACTACTTGTAAACGAAAGAAAACAGACAATCGAACAAATAGCCGAAGAGTGTGGTTTTAATTCACTCTCTACTTTCAGCCGGTCTTTTTCCAAAATAAAACGGTGTAATCCTTCAGAGTATAGAAACCATCATCAGTAG
- a CDS encoding ABC transporter permease, protein MLKFLIEKEFKQMFRNPLIPRLIVLFPTMMLLVFPWAVSFEIKNIKIDVVDHSKSVYSKRLTDKIAASHYFILNDTPPDYRTAMINMEHGETDMILEIPSSFDVDLVKNRASGVGMAVNSVNGTQGLLGSNYIMQIVNDFSSELRGELMHTLPAQSRAAIMRMPRINIVPQYKFNPALDYKSFMIPGFMVLLLTIICGILPALNIVMEKENGTINQINVTPVNRIGFILAKLIPFWVVGLVVMIISVSVAYLIYGLWPAGSVVAVLFSAIVFIFSISGLGIIISNYSESMQQASFLVMFFILILILLGGMFTPVSSMPGWAQAIASINPFNYLTKTFRMLYLNGSTLADVSGNLLMLGLFSVMLNGWAVVSYKKRG, encoded by the coding sequence ATTTTGAAATTCTTAATAGAAAAGGAGTTTAAACAGATGTTCAGGAATCCGCTGATTCCAAGGTTGATCGTGCTGTTTCCCACCATGATGTTGCTGGTCTTCCCATGGGCGGTAAGTTTTGAAATAAAAAACATCAAAATTGACGTGGTGGATCACAGTAAAAGCGTCTACTCCAAAAGGCTGACGGATAAAATCGCCGCTTCACACTACTTTATCCTGAACGATACCCCACCCGATTACCGGACAGCCATGATAAATATGGAGCATGGCGAAACAGATATGATCCTGGAGATTCCCTCTTCGTTCGACGTGGATCTGGTAAAGAACAGGGCATCCGGCGTGGGTATGGCAGTCAATTCGGTCAACGGTACGCAGGGGCTGTTGGGCAGTAACTACATCATGCAGATTGTGAACGATTTTTCGTCGGAACTGCGCGGTGAACTGATGCACACACTACCCGCACAATCCAGAGCTGCCATAATGCGGATGCCCCGGATAAACATTGTTCCACAATACAAATTTAACCCCGCGTTGGACTATAAGAGTTTTATGATCCCCGGTTTCATGGTGCTGTTGCTTACCATTATATGCGGTATTTTGCCCGCGTTGAACATCGTGATGGAGAAAGAGAACGGTACCATCAACCAGATCAATGTCACCCCGGTAAACAGGATCGGTTTTATTCTGGCCAAACTGATCCCTTTCTGGGTTGTCGGCCTGGTTGTAATGATTATCTCCGTCTCGGTAGCATACCTGATATACGGCCTTTGGCCTGCCGGAAGTGTCGTGGCAGTGCTTTTTTCTGCCATTGTCTTTATCTTCTCCATATCGGGACTGGGAATTATCATCTCAAATTATTCCGAAAGTATGCAGCAGGCAAGCTTTCTGGTGATGTTCTTTATCCTGATCCTGATTCTGCTGGGAGGTATGTTCACACCCGTCTCAAGTATGCCGGGCTGGGCACAAGCAATTGCATCCATCAACCCGTTTAACTACCTGACAAAGACCTTCCGCATGCTTTACCTGAACGGCAGCACATTGGCTGATGTCTCCGGGAACCTGTTGATGCTGGGACTCTTTTCGGTCATGTTGAATGGGTGGGCAGTAGTTAGTTACAAAAAGAGAGGATGA
- a CDS encoding ABC transporter permease gives MKQFLAFVNKEFYHIIRDNRTLLVILGIPVVQILLFGFAINMEVQDIRVAVYDPTPDAFTTGIAERIQQNAYFTYLGNVHSMNEMEELMRKGKLELAVVFQQNFQENLVHSGDAAVQLLSNSSDPNRGSIAVTYATAIITGYQQEQMGIGRIPFQIQTENRMIYNPLMKSSYMFVPGIMGLVLMIICTIMTSVSIIREKECGTMEVLLASPLKQGAMVFAKTIPYMFISIINLIIILLLSYFVLEVPVNGSLLLLLLISVIYILLTLSYGLTVSTIVDKQINAVIVSAITAMIPVLMLSGMIFPVDSMPRVLQALSTIVPARWFIAAVRKVMIEGQGFIMVWKEVLVMIGMTFFLLGITIMNTKKRLE, from the coding sequence ATGAAGCAATTTCTCGCGTTTGTAAATAAAGAGTTCTATCATATCATCCGGGATAACAGAACGTTACTCGTGATACTGGGGATACCCGTGGTACAGATACTGTTATTTGGCTTCGCCATCAACATGGAAGTACAGGATATTCGTGTGGCAGTGTATGATCCTACTCCTGATGCTTTCACGACCGGTATCGCGGAGCGTATACAACAGAACGCCTACTTCACCTATCTGGGGAACGTGCATTCCATGAACGAGATGGAGGAATTGATGCGAAAAGGGAAACTCGAACTGGCCGTGGTGTTTCAACAAAACTTTCAGGAAAACCTGGTTCACTCGGGTGATGCGGCCGTCCAGTTACTCTCTAACAGTTCTGATCCCAACCGGGGATCCATCGCGGTAACCTACGCTACCGCGATCATTACAGGGTATCAACAGGAACAAATGGGCATTGGGCGGATACCTTTTCAGATTCAAACCGAAAACCGGATGATTTATAATCCCCTCATGAAATCATCCTACATGTTTGTACCCGGTATCATGGGACTGGTGCTGATGATTATTTGTACCATCATGACATCGGTTTCCATTATTCGGGAAAAGGAGTGTGGTACCATGGAAGTACTCCTCGCATCGCCGCTGAAACAGGGAGCCATGGTTTTTGCCAAGACTATTCCCTACATGTTCATATCCATTATTAACCTGATTATTATTCTCCTGCTGAGTTATTTCGTGCTGGAAGTGCCTGTCAATGGCAGTCTGCTGTTGCTCTTATTGATCTCTGTCATCTACATTTTGCTGACATTGTCATATGGGCTGACCGTCTCCACGATAGTAGATAAACAGATCAACGCGGTCATCGTTTCGGCTATCACGGCAATGATTCCCGTGCTGATGCTCTCGGGAATGATCTTTCCCGTCGACAGCATGCCCCGGGTGTTGCAAGCACTATCTACCATAGTGCCTGCCCGATGGTTTATCGCGGCTGTGCGAAAAGTGATGATTGAAGGACAGGGTTTTATCATGGTTTGGAAAGAGGTACTCGTGATGATCGGAATGACCTTTTTTTTACTGGGAATCACCATTATGAACACCAAGAAAAGATTGGAGTAA
- a CDS encoding ABC transporter ATP-binding protein has protein sequence MNKVIEVSGLTKKFGNFTAVDHITFDVTEGEIFGFLGANGAGKTTAMQMLCGISMPTAGEGTVAGYDIIKQNESIKRNIGYMSQKFSLYEDLKVWENIRLFAGIYGLSDKIIAEKTDTLLKRLDFERERNTLVKYLPLGWKQKLAFSVAIFHEPKIVFLDEPTGGVDPAMRRQFWEMIYEAADQGITVFVTTHYMDEAEYCNRVSIMVDGRIDALDSPAALRHQFKADSMDEVFRQLARKAERGD, from the coding sequence ATGAACAAAGTAATAGAAGTGTCGGGCTTGACCAAGAAGTTCGGCAATTTCACAGCCGTGGATCACATCACTTTTGATGTGACGGAGGGAGAGATTTTCGGGTTTTTGGGTGCCAATGGTGCCGGTAAAACCACCGCCATGCAGATGCTGTGCGGCATTAGTATGCCTACGGCCGGGGAAGGAACCGTGGCAGGCTACGATATCATTAAACAGAATGAGTCTATCAAACGGAATATCGGATACATGAGCCAGAAATTCTCGTTGTACGAGGACTTGAAAGTTTGGGAGAACATCCGCCTGTTTGCCGGTATTTACGGTCTCAGCGACAAAATAATTGCAGAAAAGACGGATACACTGTTGAAACGATTGGATTTTGAACGGGAGCGCAACACGCTGGTGAAATACCTCCCGCTCGGGTGGAAACAGAAGCTGGCCTTCTCGGTAGCCATCTTTCATGAACCTAAAATTGTCTTTCTGGATGAACCTACCGGCGGCGTGGATCCGGCCATGCGAAGACAATTCTGGGAGATGATTTACGAGGCGGCCGACCAAGGAATCACTGTTTTTGTGACCACGCACTATATGGACGAAGCGGAATACTGCAACCGGGTATCCATCATGGTGGACGGGCGTATCGACGCGCTCGACTCACCGGCGGCGCTGCGCCATCAATTCAAGGCTGACTCCATGGATGAAGTATTCCGCCAACTGGCACGTAAAGCAGAAAGGGGGGACTAA
- a CDS encoding ABC transporter ATP-binding protein — protein MIEVNKLYKSYGKQGKINALNGISFTVDEGEIFGVIGPDGAGKSSLFRIMASLLLPDSGTAIMNGYDAVKDYRKVRQIIGYMPGRFSLYQDLSVEENLTFFATLFNTTIEENYHLIKDIYQQIEPFKKRRAGALSGGMKQKLALSCALIHKPEILILDEPTTGVDPVSRKEFWDMLGRLKEQGIIILVSTAYMDEASRCDRIALIREGEFIATDTPRAIIDNYREILWSVEGTRMSALLTALRGYPEVKTSFAFGDKHHITVDESFQPDALRYFLANKGFHDVRVELAKPTVEDCFMAM, from the coding sequence ATGATTGAAGTAAATAAACTGTATAAAAGTTATGGGAAACAGGGTAAAATCAATGCCCTGAATGGTATCTCTTTCACGGTGGATGAGGGGGAGATATTCGGCGTGATCGGCCCGGACGGGGCCGGTAAATCGTCGCTCTTCCGGATCATGGCTTCGCTCCTCCTGCCCGATAGCGGCACGGCAATTATGAACGGGTATGATGCGGTAAAGGATTACCGGAAGGTACGGCAGATCATTGGCTACATGCCGGGGCGGTTTTCGCTCTATCAGGATTTGAGCGTGGAAGAAAACCTGACGTTTTTCGCTACCCTCTTCAATACCACCATCGAAGAGAATTACCACCTGATCAAGGATATTTACCAGCAGATAGAACCATTCAAAAAACGTCGTGCCGGTGCCCTTTCCGGTGGAATGAAACAAAAGCTGGCACTGAGTTGCGCGTTGATCCATAAACCGGAGATACTAATTCTGGATGAACCAACCACCGGGGTGGATCCCGTCTCACGAAAGGAGTTCTGGGACATGCTGGGACGGCTGAAAGAACAGGGAATCATCATTCTGGTTTCCACGGCCTATATGGATGAAGCGAGTCGATGCGATCGAATCGCGTTAATACGGGAGGGAGAGTTTATCGCTACCGACACACCCCGGGCGATCATCGACAACTACCGGGAGATATTATGGTCGGTGGAAGGTACCCGCATGTCGGCCCTGTTGACAGCTTTGCGCGGCTACCCCGAAGTCAAGACCAGTTTCGCCTTTGGAGATAAGCACCATATCACCGTGGATGAATCCTTTCAACCCGATGCGTTGAGGTATTTCCTGGCGAATAAAGGGTTCCATGATGTGCGTGTAGAACTCGCCAAACCCACCGTGGAAGATTGCTTTATGGCAATGTGA
- a CDS encoding HlyD family secretion protein — protein sequence MKTNRYLSLTIMALSSLFLLSCSNGDEDYDATGSFEAMEVIVSSQATGRVLELNVNEGEQLQAGQVVGRIDSTQLYLQKMSLLANAKGIRAQQPDIRKQTAAIQEQIKTLEREKVRVERLIAANAGNRKQLDDIESQMEVLRSQLSAQTSTLRKSSENISAQSSTLDIQVAQLDDQLEKTRISSPISGTVLNRYAEAGELATMGTPLFKIADIRTLFLRAYVTNDQLARIRLNDEVTVRIDDGEGGMRSYNGRVSWISDKSEFTPKTIRTKNERANLVYALKIAVPNDGFLKIGMYGEVKFPRYD from the coding sequence ATGAAGACAAATCGTTACCTGTCACTGACAATTATGGCATTATCGTCCCTGTTCCTTCTTTCTTGTAGCAATGGCGACGAGGATTACGACGCCACCGGATCGTTTGAAGCCATGGAAGTCATCGTATCGTCACAAGCAACCGGTCGCGTACTGGAGTTGAATGTGAACGAGGGAGAACAGTTACAAGCGGGTCAGGTAGTAGGCCGGATAGATAGTACCCAGCTCTATCTTCAGAAGATGAGCCTTCTCGCCAATGCGAAGGGGATTCGTGCCCAGCAACCCGACATCCGGAAGCAGACTGCGGCTATCCAAGAACAGATAAAAACTCTGGAACGGGAGAAAGTCCGTGTTGAACGATTGATTGCCGCCAATGCCGGAAACCGGAAACAGTTGGATGATATCGAGTCGCAAATGGAAGTGCTCCGGAGCCAACTCTCGGCACAAACGTCCACCCTCCGGAAAAGTAGTGAGAATATATCTGCACAGAGCTCGACCCTCGATATCCAGGTGGCTCAACTGGACGACCAACTGGAGAAAACACGGATCAGTTCTCCCATCTCCGGCACGGTGTTAAACCGATACGCGGAGGCTGGTGAACTGGCTACCATGGGGACTCCCCTTTTTAAAATTGCCGATATCCGTACCCTGTTCTTAAGGGCTTACGTGACCAATGATCAACTTGCACGGATCAGGCTGAACGATGAAGTGACCGTGCGGATAGACGATGGAGAAGGAGGGATGAGGTCGTATAACGGCCGGGTAAGTTGGATATCCGATAAATCGGAATTTACCCCCAAAACCATCCGGACAAAAAATGAACGGGCCAACCTGGTGTATGCACTAAAAATTGCCGTTCCGAATGATGGTTTTCTTAAGATTGGCATGTATGGTGAAGTAAAGTTCCCAAGGTATGATTGA
- a CDS encoding TolC family protein has translation MRLKTFLLLAGMIWMLSTVAVGQIVTLDEIQQKAEANYPAIARYGIIEKTMNYSIVNANKAYLPQGILSAQATWQSNVPHIDLDFPEGMPPLEIPVPDQDQYRVIAELNQLIWDGGNISAGKKSLQAHAELERQQLETEIYALRERVNNLYFGILLMNENLQQQAILENELQRNYHNVLAYIQNGVANEADLSAVKVEQLKAGQKRIQLESTLEAYIRMLSVLAGESLDRSMVFVKPTPDDGLISPVINRPELKMFNAQEAAVETQKLLLKARSMPKLGVFAQGGYGKPGLNMFDNDFSPYFLGGIRLSWNFGNLYTLGNDRKKIDLQKQSVDIQRETFLHNLSVQIPQQQAEIERYKKTMQDDDEIIRHQTLIREAAEVKVENGTLTVSDLMKEINAEEAAKQAKTLHEIQYLMAVYALKHTTNQP, from the coding sequence ATGAGACTAAAAACATTTTTGTTACTCGCAGGGATGATCTGGATGCTTAGTACGGTCGCGGTGGGGCAGATCGTCACGCTGGATGAAATACAGCAGAAAGCGGAAGCCAATTACCCTGCCATTGCCCGGTACGGCATCATCGAGAAAACAATGAACTACAGCATCGTGAATGCCAACAAAGCGTATCTTCCGCAAGGAATCCTGAGCGCGCAGGCTACATGGCAATCCAATGTGCCCCATATTGATCTGGATTTCCCGGAAGGAATGCCGCCCCTCGAAATACCGGTACCCGATCAGGATCAATACCGTGTCATCGCCGAGCTGAACCAACTCATCTGGGACGGGGGCAATATTTCTGCCGGTAAAAAGAGCCTGCAAGCTCACGCGGAACTAGAGAGGCAGCAACTGGAGACGGAAATCTACGCCTTGCGGGAACGGGTAAATAACCTCTATTTCGGCATTCTGCTGATGAATGAAAACCTGCAGCAACAGGCTATACTGGAGAATGAATTGCAACGCAACTACCACAACGTGCTCGCCTATATACAGAACGGGGTGGCCAACGAGGCCGATCTGAGCGCGGTAAAGGTAGAGCAACTGAAAGCAGGACAGAAACGTATTCAGTTGGAATCAACGCTTGAAGCGTATATTCGTATGTTGTCGGTTCTGGCAGGAGAATCACTCGACCGAAGCATGGTTTTCGTGAAACCGACTCCCGATGACGGGTTGATTTCTCCCGTGATTAATCGTCCCGAATTGAAGATGTTTAACGCACAGGAGGCAGCGGTTGAAACACAAAAATTGCTGTTGAAGGCAAGAAGTATGCCGAAACTGGGTGTCTTCGCGCAGGGTGGCTACGGGAAACCTGGACTCAACATGTTCGACAATGATTTTTCTCCTTACTTCTTAGGGGGGATACGCCTTTCGTGGAACTTTGGGAATTTATACACGCTGGGCAACGATAGAAAGAAAATCGACCTTCAAAAGCAGTCGGTGGACATACAAAGAGAAACGTTCCTGCACAACTTGTCCGTCCAGATACCGCAACAGCAGGCAGAGATTGAACGGTATAAAAAGACGATGCAGGACGACGACGAGATTATCCGCCACCAGACATTGATACGCGAAGCAGCCGAGGTGAAGGTAGAGAATGGTACCTTAACCGTCTCCGACCTGATGAAGGAAATCAATGCCGAAGAAGCAGCCAAGCAAGCCAAAACGCTACATGAAATTCAATACCTTATGGCAGTCTACGCGCTCAAACACACCACGAATCAACCCTGA
- a CDS encoding TetR/AcrR family transcriptional regulator, producing MDIKPRQLEIIEVAGKLLTNSGINGLTIKNLANEMNFSEGAIYRHFKNKEEIILTLLRYLHENVQRIIGEIPKSGDFEKDFTSLFDRLACYFKENPHYVVAVFSEGLMDESVRVSEKIMLLIGTLMKQVQSVIKEAQEQQIITGSLASEQIAQIIIPSFRHQMFKWKMSNFKSDIEQDVASLTHTFIKLLKGTR from the coding sequence ATGGATATTAAACCAAGGCAACTTGAGATTATTGAAGTAGCCGGAAAACTACTCACGAATTCCGGTATAAACGGCTTGACCATAAAGAACCTGGCCAATGAAATGAATTTCTCCGAAGGGGCCATTTACCGGCACTTCAAAAATAAGGAGGAAATTATACTTACCCTGCTCCGTTACTTGCATGAGAATGTGCAAAGAATCATCGGAGAGATCCCTAAAAGCGGTGATTTCGAGAAAGATTTCACCTCCCTCTTTGACAGACTAGCATGCTATTTTAAAGAGAATCCTCATTACGTGGTCGCGGTATTCTCTGAAGGGTTAATGGATGAAAGTGTCCGGGTGAGTGAGAAAATCATGCTGTTGATAGGCACGTTGATGAAGCAAGTGCAATCGGTTATTAAAGAGGCACAGGAGCAGCAAATAATCACGGGTTCCCTCGCGTCTGAACAAATCGCACAAATAATTATCCCCTCTTTCAGGCATCAAATGTTCAAATGGAAAATGTCAAACTTTAAATCGGACATTGAACAAGACGTTGCATCCTTAACGCACACGTTTATAAAACTTTTGAAGGGAACTCGCTAA
- a CDS encoding DUF6448 family protein: MVSVLSIQPVSAHCDSFDGPALIDAAKALETNNVELIKKWILAEDEAVVVPLFHKTYSLKNGDAEVYEIVKTHFYETFIRLHREMEGATFTGLKPAGTTAHITVMSDKALETGDFSGLLTALNRHVNRQLTEKYEKAAALYRVKDRSVEEGRQYVAAYVDYTHAVEAVHDILEAGGHHHH, encoded by the coding sequence ATGGTCTCTGTCCTGAGTATCCAACCCGTATCGGCCCATTGCGATTCATTCGACGGCCCAGCCTTGATAGACGCCGCCAAGGCGTTGGAGACAAATAACGTGGAGCTGATTAAGAAATGGATCCTGGCAGAAGACGAGGCCGTGGTAGTCCCGCTGTTTCACAAAACATACAGCCTGAAAAATGGCGATGCCGAGGTATATGAAATCGTGAAGACGCACTTCTATGAAACATTCATCCGTCTGCACCGCGAGATGGAGGGGGCTACTTTCACCGGGCTAAAACCGGCCGGGACTACCGCACACATCACTGTGATGAGCGATAAGGCGCTGGAAACCGGGGATTTTAGCGGGCTGCTAACAGCACTTAATAGGCATGTGAACCGGCAATTAACGGAAAAATACGAAAAAGCAGCTGCCTTATACCGAGTGAAGGATCGTTCCGTGGAAGAAGGGCGCCAGTACGTGGCTGCTTATGTGGACTATACACATGCCGTGGAAGCGGTACATGATATCTTAGAAGCTGGGGGGCACCACCATCATTAA
- a CDS encoding Crp/Fnr family transcriptional regulator: protein MEEQIQTAKYPAQSHSHDHLYHLLERLNFPMDNVDVEHHHSHRHDQELSYCPLFRGMTQREHDEFLDRNVREILTYKKGETVVRQGDPIQFVMLLVQGSVRTEMITMEGNVLDIDIMEAVIPLTPSFIYGVKNNYPVDVIAVEAAIFLKISKEAWLDEMANNKQLLTNFLTMNADFTLFLTNKLQMISLKSLRKKLATYFLEMTTAEDGTLTLKRSRTELAEYFGVQRQSLARSLKEMEEDGIIQLEGRMVKILDRNQLIRE, encoded by the coding sequence ATGGAAGAGCAAATTCAGACAGCAAAGTATCCTGCCCAGAGTCATTCTCACGACCACCTCTATCATCTTTTGGAGAGACTTAATTTTCCCATGGATAACGTGGATGTAGAGCACCATCATTCCCACCGGCACGATCAGGAGTTATCGTACTGCCCCCTTTTCCGCGGGATGACCCAGCGAGAGCACGACGAGTTCCTGGATAGGAACGTGCGGGAGATACTCACCTACAAGAAAGGGGAGACGGTTGTTCGCCAGGGAGATCCCATCCAGTTCGTGATGCTATTGGTACAAGGCAGCGTACGGACGGAGATGATCACCATGGAAGGGAACGTGTTGGATATCGATATCATGGAGGCGGTCATCCCGTTAACCCCCTCGTTTATCTACGGAGTAAAAAACAACTATCCGGTAGATGTGATCGCGGTGGAGGCCGCCATCTTCCTGAAGATCTCGAAGGAAGCATGGCTGGATGAGATGGCCAACAATAAACAGCTGTTGACCAACTTTCTCACGATGAATGCCGACTTTACCCTTTTCCTTACCAACAAATTGCAGATGATCTCGTTAAAAAGCCTGAGGAAGAAACTGGCTACCTACTTTCTGGAGATGACCACCGCGGAGGACGGTACGCTCACGCTGAAACGTTCGCGTACCGAGTTGGCGGAGTATTTCGGGGTACAGCGCCAGTCGCTTGCCCGATCCCTGAAAGAGATGGAGGAGGACGGGATTATTCAATTGGAAGGGCGTATGGTTAAGATCCTTGACCGGAACCAGCTTATCAGGGAGTGA
- a CDS encoding cupin domain-containing protein gives MKKEILLTAFIPLLFLADCTGTTDQGQAAETTPETTAQVEFKDFGPEPFVFDIEEYTTRNETYRTAIWTGKYMQMTVMSIPAGGDIGLEMHPDIDQFLRVEAGTGIMMMGDTEDNLDFEARVEHDFAIFIPAGKWHNLVNDSDEPLKVYSIYAPGEHPHGTVHQTQAEGIAAHEAAHGH, from the coding sequence ATGAAAAAAGAAATTTTACTTACCGCTTTTATTCCGCTTTTATTCTTGGCCGATTGCACGGGAACAACAGATCAAGGGCAGGCAGCGGAAACAACCCCTGAAACAACGGCTCAGGTAGAATTCAAAGATTTCGGGCCGGAGCCATTCGTGTTTGATATCGAGGAGTACACTACCCGGAATGAAACATACCGTACGGCTATCTGGACGGGAAAATATATGCAGATGACCGTGATGAGCATCCCCGCGGGAGGAGATATTGGATTGGAAATGCATCCCGATATCGATCAATTCCTGCGTGTGGAAGCCGGCACGGGAATCATGATGATGGGAGACACGGAGGATAACCTCGACTTTGAAGCCCGGGTGGAGCATGATTTTGCCATATTCATCCCTGCCGGAAAATGGCATAACCTGGTGAACGACTCAGATGAGCCATTAAAGGTTTACTCGATTTATGCCCCGGGAGAGCACCCTCACGGTACCGTTCACCAGACACAAGCCGAAGGCATTGCGGCACACGAAGCCGCTCACGGGCATTAA